The following are from one region of the Advenella mimigardefordensis DPN7 genome:
- a CDS encoding IclR family transcriptional regulator gives MANNKVQQRLARPAQNRSLERGIDILRAFRPGVDLIGNSELAERTGLAPATVSRFTQTLVRVGMLDYDVRERAYRLAAPLLSFGHAMRSGSPVLKIAAPLMQRVAEAQKINVGIAVIDQDEMVYLESVRFNKKVSLRNVVAGQRVPIELTSLGRAYLASMAPPARNELMQRLHLRRHADWASLEKQIQQSLRQVKKSGFCVASWQPNVIALATPLRFRYQPVHVLNVSVNTQLPIGDIVSRLSPVLMELAGEVLDAEN, from the coding sequence ATGGCCAATAATAAAGTGCAGCAACGCCTCGCACGCCCGGCACAGAATCGCTCGCTGGAACGCGGTATAGACATTCTTCGCGCGTTTCGTCCGGGGGTTGATTTGATCGGCAATAGCGAGCTGGCTGAGCGCACGGGTCTGGCGCCGGCCACCGTGAGTCGCTTCACGCAAACGCTGGTGCGCGTTGGCATGCTTGATTATGATGTGCGCGAACGCGCCTATCGGCTGGCCGCGCCGTTACTTAGCTTTGGCCATGCCATGCGCTCAGGATCACCTGTGTTGAAAATCGCTGCACCGCTTATGCAGCGGGTTGCTGAAGCGCAAAAAATCAATGTTGGTATTGCGGTGATCGATCAGGATGAAATGGTCTATCTTGAATCGGTCCGCTTCAATAAAAAAGTATCGCTGCGCAATGTGGTCGCAGGGCAGCGCGTGCCCATTGAACTCACCTCGCTGGGGCGGGCGTATCTGGCCAGTATGGCGCCACCGGCGCGCAATGAGTTGATGCAGCGCCTGCACCTTCGCCGTCATGCCGACTGGGCTTCGCTGGAAAAGCAAATTCAGCAGTCACTGCGACAGGTGAAAAAGTCAGGTTTTTGTGTCGCGTCCTGGCAGCCCAACGTGATTGCACTGGCAACCCCACTGCGTTTCAGATATCAGCCTGTTCATGTATTGAATGTCAGCGTTAACACGCAATTGCCGATAGGCGATATCGTGAGCAGGCTGAGTCCGGTGCTGATGGAACTGGCCGGGGAGGTGCTTGATGCGGAAAATTGA